The following proteins are encoded in a genomic region of Leptolyngbya ohadii IS1:
- a CDS encoding SH3 domain-containing protein: MKLSRILLYSGVAIVGVTSVLSWQRSNATATAQRRTTVMATDQRGAAMPLAVPNAIAAAPTPPQVTSPAPTTPVPPASPSPAPQPESPYFKPSPSPTLGNPGSVLTISNCNGQAGNANLRSEPRLAHETILGVVPQGQAVKLTGRAAIRDGEFWYEAIALSPLAASNNTLAANTGVGQQGMTGWIFGCFVNGEGQ, from the coding sequence ATGAAACTCAGTAGAATTCTTCTTTATTCCGGTGTAGCGATCGTTGGCGTAACTTCAGTGTTGTCCTGGCAGCGATCTAATGCGACCGCGACGGCGCAGAGACGAACTACTGTAATGGCGACAGATCAACGTGGAGCTGCGATGCCTCTAGCAGTTCCCAATGCGATTGCAGCAGCGCCAACTCCGCCTCAGGTCACTTCCCCTGCTCCCACAACTCCGGTTCCCCCTGCTTCACCGTCTCCTGCACCCCAGCCAGAATCGCCTTACTTCAAACCATCTCCTTCTCCCACGCTCGGTAATCCTGGTAGCGTTCTCACAATCAGCAATTGCAACGGACAAGCTGGAAACGCCAATCTGCGCTCAGAGCCAAGACTTGCACATGAAACAATTTTGGGCGTGGTTCCACAGGGGCAGGCGGTGAAGCTGACGGGCAGAGCAGCAATCAGAGATGGGGAGTTCTGGTACGAGGCGATCGCTCTCTCGCCACTTGCTGCCAGTAACAATACCCTCGCTGCCAATACTGGAGTAGGTCAACAGGGAATGACTGGATGGATCTTTGGCTGTTTTGTTAACGGTGAGGGACAGTGA